The following proteins are encoded in a genomic region of Limosilactobacillus reuteri subsp. reuteri:
- a CDS encoding GGDEF domain-containing protein, with amino-acid sequence MQVVSVTMLFRDKVYKIWWALLALTPLFVNVVEYLMGILPLKDWWYWIVESIVFTTICLALTRWCKISKRISYFYAIASLGIVELVSLAITRSFSPVSIAAATLGLFVIAMFEDQRFYSEKKNEQKIKLLEKESERDDLTGLLNYRALSQEINRLANNNEIHNIVIGALDIDHFKKINDTYGHFVGNEVLNYFSTVFREQIHSAFPKHGYVYRFGGEEFTIVVSNHSLEEVYQLLQSIEKFFNNKSIVTKEGMKLTISFSCSLTDRLNDELLDTTLKRADKMLYSVKNNGRGWIVTDQHHQRPQKPSLERKINNNY; translated from the coding sequence ATGCAAGTTGTTTCTGTTACAATGCTTTTTCGCGATAAAGTGTACAAAATATGGTGGGCATTATTAGCTCTAACTCCGTTATTTGTGAATGTCGTGGAATATTTGATGGGGATTTTACCACTAAAAGATTGGTGGTATTGGATCGTTGAATCGATTGTTTTTACAACAATTTGCTTGGCTTTAACGCGGTGGTGTAAAATTTCAAAAAGAATTAGTTATTTTTATGCCATTGCATCGTTGGGAATAGTCGAGTTAGTATCGCTTGCGATTACTCGCAGTTTTTCTCCTGTAAGTATTGCTGCAGCCACACTAGGATTATTTGTTATTGCGATGTTTGAAGATCAGCGTTTTTATAGTGAAAAGAAAAATGAGCAAAAAATAAAGCTTCTTGAAAAAGAAAGTGAACGTGATGATTTAACAGGGTTACTTAATTACCGAGCTCTTAGTCAAGAAATTAATCGATTAGCTAATAATAATGAAATCCATAATATCGTAATCGGGGCATTAGATATTGATCACTTTAAGAAGATAAATGATACATACGGTCACTTTGTTGGTAATGAAGTGTTAAATTATTTCTCAACAGTTTTTCGCGAACAAATTCATTCCGCATTTCCCAAGCATGGTTATGTATATCGCTTCGGGGGTGAGGAATTCACTATTGTAGTTTCTAACCATTCACTAGAAGAAGTCTATCAATTACTCCAGTCGATTGAAAAATTCTTTAATAATAAATCGATTGTTACCAAGGAAGGAATGAAATTAACAATTAGCTTTTCATGCAGTTTAACTGATCGTTTGAATGATGAATTACTTGACACGACCTTGAAGCGAGCTGATAAAATGTTATATAGTGTAAAGAACAATGGCCGTGGATGGATTGTTACTGATCAGCATCATCAACGTCCCCAAAAGCCTAGTTTAGAACGTAAAATAAATAACAATTATTAA
- a CDS encoding glycosyltransferase family 2 protein, with the protein MVSNIFYEAFQTSSPWMVFLIIINLILCIYPILGAMFWFFGAISYILFRQKEELPPKAELTPEPFITIMIPAHNEEIVIKSTLEYLLTQLNYHNYEVLVMDDGSDDRTPEILHSMQTKYSRLRVIRIEQNQGKAHAFNIGLFFAKGEYILSNDADTIPETDALIKYMQYFTSANGINYAAITANMDVYNRSSLWGKSQTVEFSSIVGIIKRSQTAINNTMYAYSGANTMYRRDFLINVGGFRQDRATEDISIAWDHTFINATPKFAPDIVFHMNVPETFHDLYRQRKRWAQGGSEVWLSNFLKVFRHPWQYRFVIPMLTDTTLSIIWSFFFWITSIIFIITMLSFAITGNYERVWHGIVMSMIFVNFQLIAGLFQVLAALILDFNGSKLRYLMFSPLYLLFTWIVNPLTIVTTFHKAIKTVTGHGSGKWISPERKVVDNNGKF; encoded by the coding sequence ATGGTTTCTAACATTTTCTATGAAGCATTTCAAACCAGCTCACCATGGATGGTCTTTCTTATAATAATCAATTTAATTTTATGTATATATCCTATTTTAGGAGCGATGTTCTGGTTCTTTGGCGCAATATCATATATTCTCTTTCGCCAAAAAGAAGAATTACCACCAAAAGCCGAACTTACCCCCGAACCTTTTATCACGATTATGATTCCAGCTCATAATGAAGAAATTGTAATAAAAAGTACTTTAGAGTATTTATTAACCCAATTGAATTATCACAATTATGAAGTGCTGGTAATGGATGATGGAAGCGATGATCGCACCCCTGAGATTCTTCATTCAATGCAAACAAAATATTCTCGCCTCAGAGTTATTAGAATCGAACAAAATCAAGGAAAGGCCCATGCATTTAATATTGGGCTTTTCTTTGCTAAGGGTGAATATATTTTAAGCAATGATGCTGATACTATTCCTGAAACTGATGCACTGATAAAGTATATGCAATATTTTACAAGTGCTAACGGGATTAACTATGCTGCTATTACTGCGAATATGGATGTTTATAATCGTTCCTCATTATGGGGTAAATCTCAAACGGTTGAATTCTCCAGTATCGTTGGCATAATCAAGCGAAGCCAAACTGCCATCAATAACACGATGTATGCATATAGCGGTGCAAATACCATGTATCGACGCGATTTCCTTATTAATGTTGGTGGTTTTCGCCAAGATCGTGCGACTGAGGACATTAGCATTGCCTGGGACCATACATTCATTAATGCTACTCCGAAGTTTGCCCCAGATATCGTTTTCCATATGAATGTTCCTGAAACGTTTCACGATTTATATCGGCAACGTAAACGGTGGGCACAAGGCGGGTCAGAAGTTTGGCTTTCTAATTTTCTGAAAGTCTTTCGCCATCCGTGGCAATATCGGTTTGTCATCCCCATGCTAACCGACACAACCTTATCGATTATTTGGTCTTTCTTTTTTTGGATAACAAGTATCATTTTTATTATTACAATGCTGTCTTTTGCAATAACTGGTAACTACGAACGGGTTTGGCACGGCATCGTTATGAGTATGATCTTTGTTAACTTTCAATTAATAGCCGGTCTTTTTCAAGTGCTGGCGGCGTTAATTCTTGATTTTAATGGATCTAAGTTACGCTATTTAATGTTTTCGCCACTTTATCTCTTATTTACCTGGATCGTTAATCCTTTAACAATCGTTACTACATTTCATAAAGCGATAAAAACTGTTACTGGTCATGGAAGTGGTAAATGGATTAGTCCTGAAAGAAAGGTAGTTGATAATAATGGCAAGTTTTGA